A single window of Corvus hawaiiensis isolate bCorHaw1 chromosome 22, bCorHaw1.pri.cur, whole genome shotgun sequence DNA harbors:
- the RNF186 gene encoding E3 ubiquitin-protein ligase RNF186: MEKSTDKPNKENGSPAPGVLQAEADSPAPAAGGAAEMSRAGSVTRNTKREKRVGFSEECTEEMERPSGTERDSLAAFKPAVLERHSPNSKPLAVLTNTNSPEMSRLELNHQCSDTATMDMDCMICFNKYSIYRVPKLLDCQHAFCAVCLKLILRKQENTWIITCPLCRKPTFVSGGLIRTLQNKEDILEHLESLDSNPEVHTYTIGLDSNSWTQSSRDILITEENSPGDTSLAVQRLVLLLLLGVILAMLILPFMYSGKVKWVICLLLTLGLVMSMVLCCTPKFHCRCKKDSPTSYDKDIHVVTVA; encoded by the coding sequence ATGGAGAAATCCACTGACAAGCCAAACAAGGAAAACGGATCGCCGGCTCCTGGAGTGCTGCAGGCTGAGGCAGACAGTCCTGCGCCCGCGGCGGGAGGTGCTGCAGAAATGAGCAGAGCAGGATCCGTAACACGAAACACAAAACGTGAGAAGAGAGTGGGATTCTCTGAAGAGTGTACTGAAGAAATGGAGAGACCTTCAGGAACAGAGAGAGACAGCCTTGCTGCCTTTAAGCCAGCAGTTTTGGAAAGACACTCTCCGAACTCAAAGCCACTTGCTGTGCTAACGAACACAAACTCTCCCGAAATGAGCAGGTTGGAACTGAACCACCAGTGCTCAGACACAGCCACCATGGATATGGACTGCATGATCTGCTTCAACAAGTACAGCATCTACAGAGTCCCAAAACTCCTGGACTGCCAGCATGCCTTCTGCGCCGTCTGCCTCAAGCTGATCCTCAGGAAACAGGAGAACACCTGGATAATCACCTGCCCCCTTTGCAGAAAGCCCACCTTCGTGTCAGGAGGGCTCATCCGTACACTCCAGAATAAAGAAGACATCCTGGAGCACTTGGAGAGCCTTGATTCAAACCCTGAGGTGCACACCTATACCATAGGGCTGGACAGCAATAGCTGGACTCAGAGCAGCCGAGACATTTTAATCACAGAGGAAAACAGCCCAGGAGacaccagcctggctgtgcagagactcgtgctgctcctgctgctcggGGTGATCCTTGCCATGCTCATCCTCCCTTTTATGTACTCAGGGAAGGTGAAATGGGTAATTTGTCTCCTGCTTACTTTGGGGTTGGTCATGTCTATGGTGCTTTGCTGCACTCCTAAATTCCACTGCAGGTGCAAGAAGGACTCCCCCACCTCCTATGACAAGGACATCCACGTTGTTACTGTTGCCTGA